GGCGCTCGAAGACGACACCGAGGTGCTCTATCTCGTGAGCCAGTTCTACACCCCGAGCCACGAGTCGGCGATCCGCTGGAACGATCCGCGCTTCGGGATCCGCTGGCCGCTGCCCGATCCCATCCTCTCGCCCAAGGACGCGGCGCACCCGGACTTTCGGCCATGAAAGTGCTGATCACCGGCGCCACCGGTTTCATCGGCAGCCACGTCGCGCGCCAGCTGATCCGCCGGGGCCATTCCGTGCGCGCCGTGATGCGCGCCGGCGCCGACCCTCGACGCGTCGCCGAGCTGCTGCCCGCGCTCGAACGCGCGACGCTCGACCTGTGGAGCGCGTCTCGCTCCGAGCTCGAAGCCGCCTGCGGCGGCGTGGAGCTGGTGATCCATCCGGCCTGGTACGCGGTGCCGGGCAAGTACCTCGCCGCTCGCGAGAACCTCGACTGCGCCGCCGGCACCCTGCGGCTGCTCGAGGCGGCCGCGGCGGCCGGCGCCCGGCGCTTCGTCGGTGTCGGCTCGTGCTTCGAATACGAGTTCGCCGACCAGCCGCTCGCCGAATCGAATCCGGTCGGCCCGAAGAGCCTCTACGCGGCCTCGAAGGTCGCGACGCGTTATCAGGGCGAGCAGCTCGCGCAGCTGCTCGGGGTTTCGTTCGCTTGGGCCCGCGTTTTCTACCTCTATGGCCCGCACGAGGACGAG
This window of the Candidatus Sulfotelmatobacter sp. genome carries:
- a CDS encoding NAD(P)-dependent oxidoreductase gives rise to the protein MKVLITGATGFIGSHVARQLIRRGHSVRAVMRAGADPRRVAELLPALERATLDLWSASRSELEAACGGVELVIHPAWYAVPGKYLAARENLDCAAGTLRLLEAAAAAGARRFVGVGSCFEYEFADQPLAESNPVGPKSLYAASKVATRYQGEQLAQLLGVSFAWARVFYLYGPHEDERRLVPAVIRSLLRGESIDVTSGVQVRDFLHVADVAAGLVAAAESALTGVVNVGSGEPVTIRQIVETLEQLTGRKGLARFGARPDHPTDPPFVCADVSRLRGATGWRPAFTLISGLEDTIRWSKSLVAAP